From one Pseudomonas fluorescens genomic stretch:
- a CDS encoding response regulator encodes MHGLRTLLERLALLHKLLLGFAALLLLVLVLGAQSLRTQQSLKRDMQNLYSQELVGMEHLYEARVQLPHMVQALQRAVGTNSAVLRIESLQRLRDTQERLQQALARAKVTLRRPENLARLAEFEVLLQQLLQDSEQAFLMIDQGRQGQAMLLLNSSEFQQLDQQADALLSAIAQIKSASISDTAKEIAAFAERSTLLTYILLFGGLSLALLLSWLASQSIRNPLNRVRVAVDQLAAGQLDQPIPHTDLNNETGDLARAIATLQTESQQLERQRWIKARTAQLQVDLQQVETPAELAQVFLQHLASVQGICQGVLYSAHEDLATLQLMGRYATDSERPPEVQVQLGDGLVGQCAVDRQARQLQALPADYWRLRSPLGETPATCLLVQPIEHGERLLGVLELAGLQPLSERQTLLLHEAIPCVATAMAILERNQAVKRLLAETRRQANEVAEQALQLEAQALALETQQTALRATEAWYRGIIEAAPDGMLVVDAEGQILRTNRQLDQLFGYSADELLGQNIDCLVPPASRGHHLALRQGFMAHGGTRQMGGNLDDLQGVRKDGSLFSAEISLSQLPSLEGGTTCVCASVRDVSERRQLQAALKASEGQLRAVLDSSPVAMLIKDREGHPTYCNPQFERLFGSPLAELEGMDLSRFWVDPAAQQRFLAATSQGPVLNFEANLQRAGNERFDVLVSTVILGERGMGANWYFDITERKTAEAEVQRAREAAEEATRAKSDFLATMSHEIRTPMNAIIGMSHLALRTELDHRQRNYIEKVHRSAESLLGIINDILDFSRIEAGKMHLEQIPFHLEDVLDGFANMIGLKAEDKGLELLFSTAAQLPTALTGDPLRLGQVLVNLGNNATKFTEQGEIVLGVEQRGDAGDQTLLHFWVRDSGIGMSAKQCSRLFQPFSQADSSTTRKYGGTGLGLAISRHLVELMGGHIWVESEPGQGSTFHFEVSLGVQRDAAVRRMVTADELLGTRVLVVDDNASAREILSGMARSFGVEVDVAHSGRAALAMLVQAEAKRLAYDLVLMDWRMPGMDGVETVRQMQAAKLAQTPSVIMVTAFGREEAREEASRFGIQLPVVLTKPVTPSTLLEALGRVLGKHPQADTRASERSGQSATAMASLQGARVLLVEDNDLNRELACELLESAGIELCLASHGAEALAQLERDADFDGVLMDCQMPVMDGYTATRKLREQPRWANLPVIAMTADAMAGDRERALACGMNDHISKPLNVADMFTTLAKWIHPRNGRHGSAPGVAAQPAQAVASLPASLPGIDLHAGLGTCMGKVELYLRLLRKFASSQQAFAAEFLAAQGQDDPSLTVRLAHTLRGAAASIGAMAVAEAAGALEQACLNGAQQHALVEQLAQLEHCLAPVLKGLSGLGEAPLAGDWVVASELSSPWHTQLAQVRYLLAESDAQALAALHQLQALASDRRLAEQLQRVVQRAERFDFDQALALLQDLP; translated from the coding sequence ATGCACGGATTACGCACTCTGCTTGAGCGCCTTGCGCTGCTGCACAAACTGCTCCTGGGCTTTGCGGCGTTGCTGCTGTTGGTGCTGGTACTGGGCGCGCAGAGCCTGCGCACCCAACAGTCGTTGAAACGGGACATGCAGAACCTGTACTCGCAGGAGCTGGTAGGCATGGAGCACCTTTATGAAGCCCGGGTGCAATTGCCGCATATGGTTCAAGCGCTGCAACGTGCGGTGGGTACCAACAGCGCAGTGCTGCGCATCGAATCGCTGCAGCGCTTGCGCGATACCCAGGAGCGTCTGCAACAGGCCCTGGCCCGCGCCAAGGTGACCCTGCGGCGCCCGGAGAACCTGGCCCGCCTCGCCGAATTCGAGGTGCTGTTGCAGCAGTTGCTGCAGGACAGCGAGCAGGCCTTCCTGATGATTGACCAAGGTCGCCAGGGGCAAGCGATGCTGCTGCTCAACAGTAGCGAATTCCAGCAGCTTGACCAGCAGGCCGACGCCCTGTTGAGCGCCATCGCCCAGATCAAGAGTGCCTCGATCAGCGACACGGCCAAGGAGATTGCCGCGTTTGCCGAGCGCAGCACCTTGCTGACCTACATCCTGTTGTTCGGCGGGCTGTCGCTGGCCTTGCTGCTGTCCTGGCTGGCCAGCCAGTCGATTCGCAATCCACTCAACCGGGTACGGGTGGCCGTGGACCAACTGGCGGCCGGGCAGCTCGATCAGCCCATCCCGCACACCGACCTGAACAACGAAACCGGCGACCTGGCCCGGGCGATCGCCACGCTGCAGACCGAGTCGCAACAGCTGGAGCGTCAGCGCTGGATCAAGGCCCGCACCGCGCAGTTGCAGGTCGATCTGCAACAGGTGGAGACGCCGGCTGAACTGGCTCAGGTGTTTCTCCAGCACCTGGCCAGTGTCCAGGGCATCTGCCAGGGCGTGCTGTACAGCGCGCACGAAGACCTGGCCACGCTGCAATTGATGGGCCGCTACGCCACCGACTCCGAGCGCCCACCCGAAGTTCAGGTGCAATTGGGCGACGGCCTGGTCGGGCAGTGCGCCGTGGATCGCCAGGCGCGCCAGCTTCAGGCGTTGCCCGCCGATTACTGGCGGTTGCGCTCGCCGCTCGGCGAGACCCCGGCGACCTGCCTGCTGGTGCAACCGATCGAGCACGGCGAGCGGCTGCTGGGCGTGCTGGAGCTGGCCGGGCTGCAACCGTTGAGCGAGCGCCAGACGCTGCTGCTGCACGAAGCGATTCCTTGCGTGGCGACGGCCATGGCAATCCTCGAACGCAACCAGGCAGTCAAGAGGCTGTTGGCCGAAACCCGGCGCCAGGCCAACGAAGTGGCAGAGCAGGCCTTGCAACTGGAAGCCCAGGCGCTGGCCCTGGAAACCCAGCAGACGGCGTTGCGCGCCACCGAGGCGTGGTACCGCGGAATCATTGAGGCGGCGCCAGACGGCATGCTGGTGGTCGACGCCGAGGGGCAGATCCTGCGGACCAACCGCCAGCTCGACCAGCTGTTCGGCTACAGCGCCGATGAGCTGCTCGGGCAGAACATCGATTGCCTGGTACCGCCGGCCAGCCGTGGGCACCACCTGGCGCTGCGCCAGGGCTTCATGGCCCACGGTGGCACGCGGCAGATGGGGGGCAACCTGGACGACCTGCAAGGCGTACGCAAGGACGGCAGCCTGTTCTCGGCCGAGATCAGCCTGTCGCAGTTGCCGAGCCTGGAGGGCGGCACAACCTGCGTGTGCGCCTCGGTGCGCGACGTCAGTGAGCGTCGGCAGTTGCAAGCGGCGCTCAAGGCCAGCGAGGGGCAGTTGCGCGCGGTGCTCGACAGCAGCCCGGTGGCCATGCTGATCAAAGACCGCGAAGGTCATCCGACCTACTGTAACCCGCAGTTCGAGCGGTTGTTCGGCAGCCCCCTCGCCGAGCTTGAAGGGATGGACCTGTCGCGCTTCTGGGTCGATCCCGCAGCCCAGCAGCGCTTTCTTGCCGCGACCTCGCAAGGCCCGGTGCTGAACTTCGAAGCCAACCTGCAGCGCGCGGGCAATGAACGCTTCGATGTCCTGGTGTCGACGGTCATCCTGGGCGAGCGGGGTATGGGCGCCAACTGGTACTTCGACATCACCGAGCGCAAGACCGCCGAGGCCGAGGTGCAGCGCGCCCGCGAGGCGGCAGAAGAGGCGACCCGGGCCAAGAGCGACTTCCTCGCGACCATGAGCCACGAGATTCGTACGCCGATGAACGCGATCATCGGCATGAGCCACCTGGCCTTGCGCACTGAACTCGACCACCGCCAGCGCAACTACATCGAAAAGGTCCATCGCTCGGCAGAAAGCCTGCTGGGCATCATCAACGACATTCTCGATTTCTCCCGAATCGAGGCAGGCAAGATGCACCTTGAGCAGATTCCCTTCCACCTTGAGGATGTACTCGACGGTTTCGCCAACATGATTGGCCTCAAAGCCGAAGACAAGGGCCTGGAATTGCTGTTCAGCACCGCGGCGCAACTGCCGACCGCGTTGACCGGCGATCCGTTGCGCCTGGGCCAGGTGCTGGTCAATCTGGGCAACAACGCCACCAAGTTTACCGAACAGGGCGAGATCGTCCTTGGCGTCGAGCAGCGCGGCGACGCTGGCGACCAGACGTTGCTGCATTTCTGGGTGCGCGACAGCGGCATCGGCATGAGCGCCAAGCAATGTTCGCGACTGTTCCAGCCGTTCAGCCAGGCCGACAGCTCCACCACCCGCAAATACGGCGGCACCGGCTTGGGCCTGGCGATTTCCCGGCACTTGGTGGAACTGATGGGCGGGCACATCTGGGTCGAAAGTGAGCCGGGCCAGGGTTCCACCTTTCATTTCGAGGTCAGCCTGGGCGTGCAGCGTGACGCCGCAGTTCGGCGCATGGTGACCGCCGACGAACTGCTCGGCACGCGGGTGCTGGTGGTCGACGACAACGCCAGCGCGCGCGAGATCCTCTCGGGCATGGCGCGCAGCTTTGGCGTCGAGGTGGATGTCGCCCACAGTGGCCGCGCCGCGCTGGCCATGCTGGTGCAGGCCGAGGCCAAGCGGCTGGCCTATGACCTGGTCCTGATGGACTGGCGAATGCCCGGCATGGACGGGGTGGAGACGGTACGTCAGATGCAGGCGGCGAAACTGGCCCAAACGCCCTCGGTGATCATGGTCACCGCATTCGGTCGTGAGGAAGCGCGCGAAGAGGCCAGTCGTTTCGGCATTCAGTTGCCGGTGGTGCTGACCAAACCGGTAACCCCTTCGACTTTGCTGGAAGCCCTGGGCCGTGTGCTGGGCAAGCATCCTCAGGCCGATACCCGGGCCAGCGAGCGCAGCGGCCAGAGCGCCACGGCCATGGCCAGCCTGCAGGGCGCACGGGTGCTGCTGGTGGAGGACAACGATCTGAACCGCGAGCTTGCCTGTGAGTTGCTGGAAAGCGCCGGGATTGAACTGTGCCTGGCCAGCCACGGCGCCGAGGCACTGGCGCAATTGGAGCGGGATGCGGACTTCGATGGTGTACTGATGGATTGCCAGATGCCGGTGATGGACGGCTATACCGCGACCCGCAAGCTGCGCGAGCAGCCGCGCTGGGCCAACCTGCCGGTGATCGCCATGACTGCCGACGCCATGGCCGGGGACCGCGAGCGGGCGCTGGCCTGTGGCATGAACGATCACATTTCCAAGCCCCTGAATGTTGCCGACATGTTCACCACCTTGGCCAAGTGGATACACCCGCGTAATGGGCGGCATGGGTCGGCGCCAGGGGTAGCGGCGCAACCTGCGCAGGCGGTGGCGAGCCTGCCGGCCAGCCTGCCTGGCATCGATCTGCACGCCGGCCTGGGCACCTGCATGGGCAAAGTCGAGCTGTACCTGCGGCTGTTGCGCAAGTTTGCTAGCAGCCAGCAGGCCTTTGCGGCCGAGTTCCTGGCAGCCCAGGGGCAAGATGACCCGTCGCTAACGGTGAGGCTGGCCCACACCTTGCGCGGGGCTGCGGCCAGTATCGGCGCGATGGCCGTGGCCGAGGCTGCGGGCGCCCTTGAACAGGCGTGCCTGAATGGCGCGCAGCAGCACGCGCTGGTGGAACAGCTGGCGCAGCTCGAGCACTGCCTGGCTCCGGTGCTCAAAGGCTTGTCGGGGCTCGGCGAGGCGCCGCTGGCAGGCGACTGGGTTGTCGCCTCCGAGCTCAGCAGCCCATGGCACACGCAACTGGCTCAGGTCCGCTACCTGCTGGCTGAAAGTGACGCTCAGGCATTGGCGGCCTTGCACCAGTTGCAAGCGCTGGCCTCGGACCGACGCCTGGCCGAGCAACTGCAGCGAGTCGTGCAGCGCGCCGAGCGCTTCGATTTCGACCAGGCCCTGGCATTACTGCAAGATCTGCCTTGA